The DNA region GAGTTCTACGACTTCTATGTCTATGCGACCGCCGCGGTCCTGGTGTTCCCCCAGTTGTTCTTCAAGACCGGAAATCCGACCACCGCCCTGCTCGCGTCGTTCGCGGTGTTCGGCGCCGCGATGGTGGCTCGGCCGATCGGCGCAGTCTTCTTCGGTCATCTCGGCGACCGGCGCGGTCGCAAGACGACCCTGGTGATCAGCCTGCTGGTGATGGGCATCGCGACCTTCCTGATCGGTTGCCTGCCCACCTACAGCTCAGCCGGCGTGCTGGCCCCGTTCCTGCTGCTCGTGCTGCGGCTCACCCAGGGTTTCGCGCTCGGCGGTGAGTGGTCGGGCGCCGCCCTGGTGGCCACCGAGAACGCGCCGGCCGGGAAACGCGCCTGGTATGGCACCTTCCCGCAACTGGGGGCCCCTCTCGGTTTCATCATCGCCAACGGGATCTTCCTGATCATCAACTTCGCCCTGCCGCATCCCGACAACCCGCTGCAAAGGTCAGCTGCCTTCTTGACCTGGGGTTGGCGGGTGCCGTTCCTGTTCTCCGCCGTCATGGTGGCGGTCGGCCTGTGGGTGCGGCTGAGGCTGGTCGAGTCATCGGCGTTCCGGGCCGCTGAGGAGCATGGCGCGATCCGCAAGGTGCCGATCGGCACCACCTTCCGCTTTCACTGGCGTCAGGTGATCCTGGGCACTTTCATCATGCTGGCGACGTACGTGCTGTTCTACCTGATGTCGAGCTTCACGCTCACCTTTGGCACGGCCAAGACCGACGCGAGTCCAGGTGGGCTGGGCTTCACGTACACCGACTTCGTGATGATGCAGATCCTCGGCGTCGTCTTCTTCGGTCTGTTCACCCTGCTGTCCGGTCCGATCGCCGACCAGATCGGGCGACGGAAGCTGCTGATCTGGACCACGGCGGCGATCATCGGGTTCGGCTTGAGCTTCCCGCTGTTCCTGCATCCCCGGGCCGATCTGCTCTTCACCGGTGCGATGACGCAGGCGTTCTTGATCTTCGGTTTCACGCTGATGGGCATCACCTTCGGCCCGATGGGCGCGCTGCTGCCGGAGCTGTTCCCGACCAACGTGCGCTACACCGGCTCGGCCGTCGCCTACAACGTGGCCAGCATTCTCGGCGCCGCCCTCGCGCCGATCATCGCCGTGGCCCTGTGGGCAAGAGCC from Microlunatus phosphovorus NM-1 includes:
- a CDS encoding MFS transporter, whose amino-acid sequence is MSSTQTSSAPLNSPGRVITASMVGTTIEFYDFYVYATAAVLVFPQLFFKTGNPTTALLASFAVFGAAMVARPIGAVFFGHLGDRRGRKTTLVISLLVMGIATFLIGCLPTYSSAGVLAPFLLLVLRLTQGFALGGEWSGAALVATENAPAGKRAWYGTFPQLGAPLGFIIANGIFLIINFALPHPDNPLQRSAAFLTWGWRVPFLFSAVMVAVGLWVRLRLVESSAFRAAEEHGAIRKVPIGTTFRFHWRQVILGTFIMLATYVLFYLMSSFTLTFGTAKTDASPGGLGFTYTDFVMMQILGVVFFGLFTLLSGPIADQIGRRKLLIWTTAAIIGFGLSFPLFLHPRADLLFTGAMTQAFLIFGFTLMGITFGPMGALLPELFPTNVRYTGSAVAYNVASILGAALAPIIAVALWARAGGSIWPVGIYLAGAGVLTLIALLLSHETKDTDYTAASAGDAFAARAQNESAPL